The window CTTCAAAAAGCATGAAGAACAGGGAGGATTCTTTGAAGTATTTAAAGATAATCTGAGCTTCTATAAAGATATTGCAAAAGAAAGTTTTCACGAACTGTTTAAAGTAGGAGGAGAGCTTTTCAAAGACAGAAATCTTAAATTCTTCCTGTCGAGTTTCTTCTTTTACAGTGTAGGAATGCAGACGATTTTCCTTATGGCAACCTTATTCGGAAAGAGTGAGATCAATCTAGCTCAGGATAAACTGATCGGAACCCTTTTGGTTATTCAGATTGAAGCCATTATCGGAGCTGTTATTTTCTCAAGGCTATCTAAGAGAATCGGGAACAAAAACGTTATTTCAATTGCTATCATCCTATGGATTGTTGCTTGCCTCTGGGCTTATTTCCTGAATAAAGAAAATCCAACGGTAGAATACCAGTTCTATGGAGTAGCTGCAGTGGTAGGATTAGTAATGGGTGGTCTTCAGGCGATGTCCAGATCTACCTATTCAAAATTGCTTCCTGAAAACTCGATGGAAAACACAACCTACTTCAGTTTCTATGATGTATTGGAGAAAATTGCGATCATCATCGGGACATTCATCTTTGCAACATTAATTGAGCATTTCAATAATATGCGTATCGCGGCATTGTCCATGACCATATTCTTTGCAGCAGGATTAGTTTTAATCAGATTCCTGAAGGTTAAAATGAGAACCAACAGAGAAACATTATAAAAAAGAAAAGACGTTATTTTTAACGTCTTTTTTTATTTTAACGAATAAAAAACATTTGTTTTGTCATTTGATTTATTTGTAGACTTTTTATAAATACTAGAATATAATAGTAGTTTTTCACTATGTGTTGATTTTTTTTGTTTATTTGTGAAAAACAGATAAAATTACCAAAATCATGAAAAAGTTTCTATTAATTTGCTTTCTGCAATATTTTATTCTTTGTTTTTCCCAAAATTTAAAACCTGTTGCTCAAAAAGTTTTGGAATTTCATAATCGGAAAACGGAACTTAAAACCTACGATTTATTTGAAACCAATAAAACGGCTGATAAAATAGCCGAATACAAACGGGCAGCAGCAGATATTACTGTTATGTCTTTGAAGTCTGCAGAATTGAAAAGATTAATCAAAGAAAAACCTGATTTTCTTGAAATCTCTTTTCCCTTTGATGGCAGCAGACAGATCACTGTTGAAATGTACAAACATCAGATCTTAACCAACGATTTTAAAGTAGTTACCGACAAGGGTAAAACAGTAGAATATACCCCGGGGGTCTATTATCAGGGAATTGTAAAAGGAGATAATACCTCTATTGTTGCCTTTAGTTTTTTTAATGATGATATTGTAGGTGTTGCTTCTACACTAGAATTAGGAAATGTTGTGGTAGGAAAAGCTAAAAATTCTGAAGATTTTGTAAGCTATTCAGATTCTAAATTAACAGGATCTAATCCATTTGCCTGTGATGTAGACGGATTGAAAGAAAACCAAGTTCAGAGACCAGTTTTCAATCCTAACAATACCAGTAAAAAGAAAACAGACAATTGCGTAAGAATATATTATGAAGCAGGTTTCGGTCCATATACCCAAAATGGAAGCAATACAACTACTACTACGAATTGGGTTACTGCTATGCATAATAATGTTGCAACCTTGTATGCAAATGAGAATATTAATGTGGCTTTAAGCGAAGTTTTTGTTTGGACAACTACCGACCCTTACGCCGGCTCACCAAGCACAATTCTGAGCCAGTTTAGAACCACCAGAACCACTTTTAACGGAGATGTGGCTCAGTTATTAAGAAATCCGGCTACAACCAGTATTGCATATGTAAATTCATTATGTACCAGTTACAAGTATTCTTATTGCGGTATGAATTTTAGCTATCAAAATGTACCAACCTATTCATGGAATATAGAAGCTATGACACATGAACTTGGACATAATTTAGGATCACCGCATACCCACTCATGCTTCTGGAACGGAAATAATACAGCTATTGATGGTTGTGGACCTGCTTCAGGAAATAACGAAGGATGTACTGCTGCTCTTCCTCCTGCAGGCGGTGGAACTATTATGAGCTACTGCCATTTGGTAAGCAGTGTAGGGATTAATTTTGCGAATGGCTTTGGTGTACAGCCAGGAACATTGATCAAAAATACAATAGATTCAAAAGGCTGTCTTGGTACCAACTGTACGACGTCTTGCCCTACATCTATAACGAATTTTAACATTAACAATATCACACAGACTTCTGCAAATGCCACTTTTACAGATGCTCTTTCAACAGCATGGAAATATAAACTGACAACAGCAAACGGAGCGGCAGTATCTTCCGGAAATGCTAATACACAGTCTTTTAATTTTTCAAATTTGCAACCGGCATCTTATTACAGACTAAGTGTGGGAACAGATTGCAGCGGACCAAATGCATTCCAGTTATCAAAGCTTTTCCTGACTGACGGAGCATGGTGTGATGGAACTCCGTTTTTGGATACGGGAGGTCCCACGGGGCAATATAAAGATAATGAAGACCTTGTAAAAACATTTTATCCTACTCCCGGTTCATCTATGACAATGACATTTACTGCATTCGATATTGAACAGGGGTACGATTTTATGTATGTGTATAACGGCCCTTCTACGGCTTCACCACTATTTGCCAATGGGAATAATCTGAGTGGAAGTACACTACCTGGACCGTTTACATCTACGGATCCTTCAGGTGCAATTACCGTAAGATTTGTTTCAGATGGAGGCGTTACTGGAAACGGATGGAATGTGAATTTCTCTTGCAGTGTTTTAGCAGTA of the Chryseobacterium viscerum genome contains:
- a CDS encoding M12 family metallo-peptidase, with the protein product MKKFLLICFLQYFILCFSQNLKPVAQKVLEFHNRKTELKTYDLFETNKTADKIAEYKRAAADITVMSLKSAELKRLIKEKPDFLEISFPFDGSRQITVEMYKHQILTNDFKVVTDKGKTVEYTPGVYYQGIVKGDNTSIVAFSFFNDDIVGVASTLELGNVVVGKAKNSEDFVSYSDSKLTGSNPFACDVDGLKENQVQRPVFNPNNTSKKKTDNCVRIYYEAGFGPYTQNGSNTTTTTNWVTAMHNNVATLYANENINVALSEVFVWTTTDPYAGSPSTILSQFRTTRTTFNGDVAQLLRNPATTSIAYVNSLCTSYKYSYCGMNFSYQNVPTYSWNIEAMTHELGHNLGSPHTHSCFWNGNNTAIDGCGPASGNNEGCTAALPPAGGGTIMSYCHLVSSVGINFANGFGVQPGTLIKNTIDSKGCLGTNCTTSCPTSITNFNINNITQTSANATFTDALSTAWKYKLTTANGAAVSSGNANTQSFNFSNLQPASYYRLSVGTDCSGPNAFQLSKLFLTDGAWCDGTPFLDTGGPTGQYKDNEDLVKTFYPTPGSSMTMTFTAFDIEQGYDFMYVYNGPSTASPLFANGNNLSGSTLPGPFTSTDPSGAITVRFVSDGGVTGNGWNVNFSCSVLAVEDTNTKSNSVNIYPNPAKNMITLSSKERLKGYKIYDEAGRLIVSDSSLKGNKQEINLSSIQTGNYVITIETERQTINKKLIKQ